CTCTTTGGCACAATCTCAAGATTTAATTCAACAGCAATGCCATGCAGTTTTATATTAAGCAATTCTAAAAGACCAGAAACCGTTATGCCCTTTGCAAAAGTTTGTTCTTTCCCATTTACAAAAATCCTTATCTGACCTTTATCTTCTGACTTC
The sequence above is drawn from the Deltaproteobacteria bacterium genome and encodes:
- the thiS gene encoding sulfur carrier protein ThiS yields the protein MRIFVNGKEQTFAKGITVSGLLELLNIKLHGIAVELNLEIVPKSRYAETVLRDSDKIEIVQMVGGG